Proteins encoded in a region of the Actinomycetes bacterium genome:
- a CDS encoding CoA transferase → MTGDVVRRLWCAAGGADGDLGRLTVQPCPGLLPTAFRVGDLATAVVATTLLAADGFRVDRGGSAEPVDVDERDAVASFASERLLRVDERPPGSPWADLSGDYQAADGWVRLHCNFPGHRDAVLTALGGPGAGRDGVVAAVAGRRAEEVESAVIGAGGAAAAMRTRARWLATGPGRAAAGGSPVVVSTIDGPSRAARPPSPPAGDPARPLAG, encoded by the coding sequence GACGGGCGACGTCGTTCGCCGGCTGTGGTGCGCGGCCGGGGGAGCAGACGGCGATCTCGGGAGGCTGACGGTCCAGCCCTGCCCGGGCCTGCTGCCCACGGCGTTCCGGGTCGGTGATCTGGCGACCGCGGTGGTCGCCACCACGCTGCTGGCGGCCGACGGCTTCCGGGTCGACCGGGGCGGGTCCGCCGAGCCGGTCGACGTCGACGAGCGCGACGCGGTCGCGTCGTTCGCGAGCGAGAGACTGCTCCGGGTCGACGAGCGGCCGCCCGGCTCGCCGTGGGCTGACCTGTCCGGCGACTACCAGGCGGCCGACGGCTGGGTCCGGCTGCACTGCAACTTCCCGGGGCACCGGGACGCCGTACTCACAGCGCTCGGCGGACCCGGCGCCGGTCGCGACGGCGTGGTGGCAGCCGTGGCAGGTCGCCGTGCCGAAGAGGTCGAGTCGGCCGTGATCGGAGCCGGCGGCGCCGCGGCGGCGATGCGCACCCGGGCGCGGTGGCTGGCGACCGGGCCTGGCCGGGCCGCGGCCGGGGGGTCGCCGGTCGTGGTGTCGACCATCGACGGCCCGTCCCGCGCAGCTCGGCCGCCGAGTCCCCCTGCCGGCGACCCTGCGCGGCCGCTGGCCGG